The segment TCGGCGAGATGCTTCACTGCAATCAGGCCGTAATCCGCTTTCTTGGTCAGTTTCAGCATCCAAGGACCCGACCAGGGAAAATCCGACTAAATTGGTCGTATTTCATCATAGCCTGCCAGGAGGCCTTCCCGCAACCCTCTTCAGCCAACGGCAGCAAACCGGGGTTTGAATGTAACCCCATGAGGTTTAATGGGTTAAGAACTGGCACCCTTTTGGTCGCATTTTCCACTTGCCGTCGCAATACGCACTCCGTCCAAAACGCTTCACCTGCATCAGAACGCTCGCAAGCGCGTCCGGAGCGTACCGGAGCTGCAGTTATCGAACTGGTTATCAGGAGGAACCCGTATGTTTTAGCCTGAGCAAACCGATGCGCGAGCTCACTCAATGGGCGAGTGTCGGCTGCACGCCCTCTGCGTTTCTTCCGCTAAATGACACAGGCCGGATGCGGAAACGCTCTTGACAGGGATTGCCGCCGGTCTACAATACGACCGTTTTCCGCTCCCAGGGTGAGGTGGCGGGCGGAGAGCGCAGTGGAATCGGAGACCCCGCGTGCGGGGTGGATGATTCCGGTATGAGTTCTTTCCAGCCTCTGTCACCGTCGAGCCCCAACGGCCAGCCAGCCTCCAAGGATAAGTGCCTGCATCCGCGTGTGCAGATCGTCGCCCGCGAAGAGGACTCCGAGTTCGTCGAGTGCTTGGAGTGCGGCGAGATCTTCGAGGCCAGCGAATTCCAGGACATGGCGCGGGAAGAGCGAATCCAGACAGAAGAATCGTAGCCTCACACACACGGCTTCCTTCACTGCGCTCTTTTCCCTTGTCGCCCCTCGCCGCCTCCGCTACCCTTGAGCGCCATCGAGGGGAGAAGAAATGGCGCTGCGTGCGCTGGTGGTGGACGATTCCATGCTGGTGCGCCACACCGTGTGCCGCTTCCTGGAGCAGCGCGGCTACGAGGTGGACTCCGCCACCAACGGCGTCGAGGCGCTGGAGAAACTGACCCACGCTTTGCCCGACATCGTCATCACCGACATGGTGATGCCTCAGATGACCGGCAGCCAGCTCATCGATTCGCTCAAGGCGCGACCTGAGACCGCTTCGATTCCCATTGTTGTGCTCTCTGGCCGGCCTTCGGGCTCGGACGCTCAGGACGAAAAGCGGGCCAACTTCGTCATCCACAAAGATATCGACATCGAGCAGCAACTGGAGAAAGCGCTGGCGGGGGCGCTGGGGAATGCGTATCCATCGCAAAAGCAAGCAGTCGGCAATCAGGCTCCAACTAGCGGACTTCCCAGCCGTGCCTGAGACCTGAGACCTGCCACCTATCCCAGGCGCAACGAAGCTTCTGCCGAAAACTCCGGGTGCGCGAAGTCGCCCGCCAGCAGCTTGGGCCAGGCGGCGGCGGCGATCATGGCGGCGTTGTCGGTGGAAAGGGGCCGCGAAGGGAAGCAGACCGGCAGACCCTCTTCGGCGGCTTCCTGCTCAAAGCGGGAGCGCAATTCGCTGTTGGCGGCCACGCCGCCGGTGACAAACAACGTCGCCGTGTCGTGCTGGCGCGCAGCCTCGAGTGTCTTCGCGACCAGATCCTCGACCATCGCCCGCTGGAACGATGCCACCAGATCCAGAGTCTGCCGGTCGCAC is part of the Terriglobales bacterium genome and harbors:
- a CDS encoding response regulator, which gives rise to MALRALVVDDSMLVRHTVCRFLEQRGYEVDSATNGVEALEKLTHALPDIVITDMVMPQMTGSQLIDSLKARPETASIPIVVLSGRPSGSDAQDEKRANFVIHKDIDIEQQLEKALAGALGNAYPSQKQAVGNQAPTSGLPSRA